The following coding sequences lie in one Hyalangium ruber genomic window:
- a CDS encoding IS66 family transposase: AWKADTPQTIHRLRNAHLRPHLEAFFRWAEEEYSQVRDERGLVRSALGYAVRQKEALMRVLDDGRLVLDNNRSERALRTIAVGRKAWLFVGSDGHAQSAGNILSLVASARLHGLDPEAYLRDLFRVLAHWPRERYLELAPRYWASTRARLDSQQLAAELGPLTVPPPLSPTPEQEAAANGSSR; the protein is encoded by the coding sequence AGGCCTGGAAAGCGGATACCCCGCAGACAATCCACCGCCTGCGCAACGCGCACCTGCGCCCGCACCTGGAGGCCTTCTTCCGCTGGGCAGAAGAGGAGTACTCCCAGGTGCGCGACGAACGGGGCCTCGTGCGCTCCGCTCTCGGCTACGCGGTGCGCCAGAAAGAAGCCCTGATGCGGGTGCTCGACGACGGCCGGCTCGTGCTCGACAACAACCGCTCGGAGCGCGCGCTGCGGACAATCGCCGTGGGCAGGAAGGCTTGGCTCTTCGTCGGCAGCGATGGCCACGCCCAGAGTGCCGGCAACATCCTCTCCCTCGTCGCCTCGGCGCGCCTGCACGGGCTCGACCCTGAAGCCTACTTGCGCGACCTGTTCCGCGTCCTCGCCCACTGGCCCAGGGAGCGCTACCTGGAACTGGCCCCCCGCTACTGGGCCAGCACCCGGGCTCGCCTCGACAGCCAGCAACTCGCTGCGGAGCTCGGTCCTCTCACTGTCCCGCCGCCCCTCTCCCCGACGCCGGAACAGGAAGCTGCGGCGAACGGCTCGTCCCGATAG